The Sorangiineae bacterium MSr11367 genome window below encodes:
- the rny gene encoding ribonuclease Y, whose translation MLPISVEPLYLILSGTALAAAAAYGLARSKYQEAFLQEVREREPKIDRARAEERERYDKLARETREQLETARDEAEELRRGLDTARQNAETARQMAAVEARETALRAIEEVKEEARKLVEEAEGHAETAEKRAQALEKGAAQKEEHLQKKEGELEKLEQALMAKETSAIQMQRQAAELVNARRARLEALAGLSGEQARQTLMSEVMHDVREDMAREVKAIEEAARTEAETRAKRVLGIAIQRYAGESVQERAVTTVHLPSDDMKGRIIGREGRNIRALQEACGLDIIIDETPETILISGFDPVRREVARVALERLVQDGRIQPSRIEEEVARAQQEVEKMLDQMAERAMIDLGVLQVHPEIQKLLGRLHHRYSLGQNVLRHSSETGFLTGMMAVELGLDERIARRAGFLHDIGKAVSHEQEGGHAVIGGQLARKYGEDAIVVNAIAAHHEDEPVTSVYTHLVTAADALSGARPGARREVLEGYMKRLHDLEQISSRFVGVERAYALQAGREVRVIVEPSEVSDAEAVLLAREISKRIEKDMSYPGQIRVTVIRETRAIDYAK comes from the coding sequence GTGCTGCCGATCAGCGTCGAGCCGCTCTATCTGATCCTCTCGGGCACCGCGCTCGCAGCGGCGGCGGCCTACGGGTTGGCCCGTTCGAAGTACCAGGAGGCCTTCCTCCAAGAAGTGCGCGAGCGCGAGCCGAAGATCGACCGCGCCCGGGCCGAGGAGCGGGAGCGCTACGACAAGCTGGCGCGTGAGACGCGCGAGCAACTGGAGACCGCGCGTGACGAAGCCGAGGAGCTGCGCCGCGGACTCGATACGGCACGGCAGAACGCCGAGACCGCGCGCCAGATGGCCGCCGTCGAAGCACGCGAAACGGCCTTGCGCGCGATCGAAGAGGTGAAGGAGGAAGCGCGCAAGCTGGTGGAGGAAGCCGAGGGCCACGCCGAAACCGCCGAAAAGCGCGCACAGGCCCTGGAGAAGGGCGCCGCGCAAAAAGAAGAACACCTGCAGAAGAAGGAAGGCGAGCTCGAGAAGCTGGAACAGGCGCTCATGGCCAAGGAGACGAGCGCCATCCAGATGCAGCGGCAGGCCGCGGAGCTGGTGAACGCGCGCCGCGCCCGGCTGGAGGCGCTGGCGGGGTTGAGCGGCGAACAGGCGCGCCAGACGCTCATGTCCGAGGTGATGCACGACGTGCGCGAGGACATGGCCCGCGAGGTGAAAGCCATCGAGGAGGCCGCCCGCACCGAGGCAGAGACCCGGGCCAAGCGCGTCTTGGGCATCGCCATCCAGCGCTACGCCGGCGAGAGCGTGCAAGAGCGCGCCGTCACCACCGTGCATCTGCCCAGCGACGACATGAAGGGCCGCATCATCGGCCGCGAAGGGCGCAACATCCGCGCGCTGCAGGAGGCCTGCGGGCTGGACATCATCATCGACGAAACGCCCGAGACGATCCTCATCAGCGGCTTCGACCCCGTGCGGCGCGAAGTCGCCCGCGTGGCCCTCGAGCGCCTGGTCCAGGACGGGCGCATCCAGCCTTCGCGCATCGAGGAAGAGGTCGCGCGCGCGCAGCAGGAAGTGGAGAAGATGCTCGATCAGATGGCCGAGCGCGCGATGATCGACCTGGGCGTGCTCCAGGTGCACCCGGAGATTCAGAAGCTCCTCGGGCGCCTGCACCATCGGTATTCGCTGGGGCAGAACGTGCTGCGGCACTCGTCCGAGACGGGCTTTCTCACGGGCATGATGGCCGTCGAATTGGGGCTCGACGAGCGGATCGCGCGCCGGGCAGGCTTTCTGCACGACATCGGCAAGGCAGTGAGCCACGAGCAGGAGGGCGGCCACGCGGTCATCGGCGGCCAGCTCGCGCGCAAGTACGGCGAAGACGCCATCGTGGTCAACGCCATCGCCGCGCACCACGAGGACGAGCCGGTCACCAGCGTGTACACGCACCTGGTGACGGCCGCCGATGCGCTGAGCGGCGCCCGTCCCGGGGCCCGCCGCGAGGTTCTGGAGGGCTACATGAAGCGGCTGCACGATCTGGAACAGATCTCGTCCCGCTTCGTCGGTGTCGAACGCGCCTACGCGCTGCAAGCCGGTCGTGAGGTGCGCGTCATCGTCGAGCCGAGCGAGGTGAGCGACGCCGAGGCCGTCCTCTTGGCCCGTGAGATCTCGAAGCGCATCGAGAAGGACATGAGCTACCCCGGGCAGATCCGGGTCACCGTCATCCGCGAGACGCGGGCCATCGACTACGCGAAGTAG
- a CDS encoding nuclear transport factor 2 family protein — protein MRPAHVLGFSLSLLLTACAEAPPPKTAAAPVDADAERRAIGAMLDDWHAAAAQADETRYFGHFTKDAIFLGTDATERWDLAGFRAFAHPYFEKGKAWSFRATRRGITVAADGQTAWFDEDLHTGNLGPSRGSGTIVREGQAWKIAHYDLSIPIPNDRVKDIVERIAAPPLVKLRDRYKAMYQKASTVALEDVAEADKVLAALVPEAKAHPDEDVEFWLHNELTWLKWAQDDLPGALAEADAMRVTLDHGTLPAKRTAELRLHERWDRAYILLEMALAAPRDKRAKALAAANDARASYQALAMQENDPDGLAALETFFAARQGKTKEAVAFAKKVDIAKRDDVQDLYIFQLAYEAGGDKPSMEATRAKICGTKNYLMRPLILRRGAKEGWKCR, from the coding sequence GTGCGTCCAGCTCACGTCCTCGGGTTCTCGCTCTCCCTGTTGCTCACGGCCTGCGCAGAGGCGCCCCCGCCAAAGACGGCCGCCGCGCCAGTAGACGCGGACGCGGAGCGACGTGCCATCGGGGCGATGCTCGACGATTGGCATGCGGCCGCCGCGCAGGCCGACGAGACGCGCTACTTCGGGCACTTCACCAAGGATGCGATCTTTCTCGGCACCGATGCCACCGAGCGATGGGACCTCGCGGGCTTCCGCGCCTTCGCCCACCCGTACTTCGAAAAGGGGAAAGCGTGGAGCTTTCGCGCCACACGGCGGGGAATCACCGTTGCGGCGGACGGGCAGACGGCGTGGTTCGACGAGGATTTGCACACCGGAAACCTCGGCCCCTCCCGCGGAAGCGGCACGATCGTGCGCGAGGGCCAGGCGTGGAAGATTGCGCACTACGATCTGTCGATTCCCATCCCGAACGACCGCGTGAAGGACATCGTGGAGCGCATCGCCGCACCGCCACTGGTCAAGCTGCGCGACCGCTACAAGGCGATGTACCAAAAGGCGAGCACCGTGGCGCTGGAGGACGTCGCGGAGGCCGACAAGGTTCTCGCGGCCCTCGTGCCCGAGGCCAAGGCGCATCCCGACGAGGACGTCGAGTTCTGGCTTCACAACGAGCTGACCTGGCTCAAATGGGCGCAGGACGATTTGCCCGGCGCACTCGCGGAGGCCGACGCGATGCGCGTCACCTTGGATCATGGGACGTTGCCGGCCAAGCGGACCGCCGAGCTTCGGCTGCACGAGCGATGGGATCGTGCGTACATTCTGCTCGAGATGGCCTTGGCCGCCCCACGCGACAAGCGCGCGAAGGCGCTCGCCGCCGCCAACGATGCGCGAGCCTCGTACCAAGCGCTGGCCATGCAGGAGAATGACCCTGACGGCCTCGCCGCACTGGAGACCTTCTTCGCAGCACGCCAAGGCAAGACGAAGGAGGCCGTCGCCTTCGCGAAGAAGGTGGACATCGCCAAACGCGACGACGTGCAGGATCTCTACATCTTTCAGTTGGCCTACGAGGCCGGTGGCGACAAGCCGTCCATGGAGGCCACCCGCGCGAAGATCTGCGGGACGAAGAACTACTTGATGCGCCCCCTCATCCTCCGCCGCGGCGCCAAGGAAGGGTGGAAATGCCGCTAA
- a CDS encoding transcriptional repressor yields the protein MATKMEHPTDNRHAQASLEHFRQLLHAHMAKKGLRSTDQRRLIIETFFQAPNHVSIEELLAQVRTQDPRVGYATVYRTLKLLTECGVAFERRFGDGLTRYELADEAHHHDHLICIECGEITEFEEPRIEDLQEEVAAQYGFELKSHKHEMYGVCPKCRKKPRRN from the coding sequence ATGGCGACGAAGATGGAGCATCCGACCGATAATCGCCACGCGCAGGCGAGCCTGGAACATTTCCGGCAGTTGCTCCACGCGCACATGGCCAAGAAAGGGCTGCGCTCCACGGACCAGCGCCGTCTCATCATCGAGACGTTTTTCCAGGCGCCCAACCACGTGAGCATCGAGGAGCTTTTGGCTCAAGTGCGCACGCAGGACCCGCGCGTCGGCTACGCCACCGTGTACCGCACGTTGAAGCTCCTCACCGAGTGCGGCGTGGCCTTCGAGCGCCGCTTCGGCGACGGCCTCACCCGCTACGAGCTGGCCGACGAAGCGCACCACCACGACCATTTGATCTGCATCGAGTGCGGCGAAATCACCGAGTTCGAGGAGCCGCGCATCGAGGATCTGCAGGAAGAAGTCGCGGCGCAATACGGCTTCGAGCTGAAGAGCCACAAGCACGAGATGTACGGCGTCTGTCCAAAGTGCCGAAAGAAGCCGCGCCGCAACTGA
- a CDS encoding thioredoxin domain-containing protein, whose amino-acid sequence MSILGGKKAVGGPVQLGARGAAPAKVGGGGAKGAPGDSAITQVSEREFEREVLTSELPVLIEFSADWCAPCKQIAPQVEAFARENAGKVKVVKVDIDRSPMLARELRVQSVPTFMVFAQQRIVDVQVGAIGKKQMLAMVEPYLPRAEGAIKPLELAEAIRQGMVTAVDTRDKSAYDRAHIPGAAHMPLDEIETRLAELYMLADRPVLYCRAGDKSKELASRLAEQDVAVAFLEGGFLGWESDGLPVERP is encoded by the coding sequence ATGTCGATTCTCGGTGGGAAGAAGGCGGTCGGTGGTCCGGTTCAGCTTGGCGCGCGTGGCGCGGCCCCGGCGAAGGTGGGTGGCGGCGGAGCAAAAGGAGCGCCGGGCGACTCGGCCATCACGCAGGTGAGCGAGCGCGAGTTCGAGCGCGAGGTGCTCACCAGCGAGCTGCCGGTGCTCATCGAATTTTCCGCCGACTGGTGTGCCCCCTGCAAACAAATCGCCCCCCAGGTCGAGGCCTTCGCACGCGAGAACGCCGGCAAGGTCAAAGTGGTGAAGGTCGACATCGACCGCTCGCCCATGCTCGCGCGCGAGCTGCGGGTGCAATCCGTGCCCACCTTCATGGTGTTCGCCCAGCAGCGCATTGTCGACGTGCAGGTCGGCGCCATCGGCAAGAAGCAAATGCTCGCGATGGTCGAGCCCTACTTGCCGCGCGCAGAAGGCGCCATCAAGCCCCTCGAGCTGGCCGAGGCCATCCGCCAAGGCATGGTCACCGCGGTCGACACGCGCGACAAGTCAGCCTATGACCGCGCCCACATCCCGGGCGCCGCCCACATGCCGCTCGACGAGATCGAAACCCGCCTCGCGGAGCTCTACATGCTGGCCGACCGGCCCGTCCTCTATTGCCGCGCCGGTGACAAGTCCAAAGAGCTGGCGTCCCGCCTCGCCGAGCAAGATGTTGCCGTGGCATTTCTCGAAGGAGGATTTCTCGGTTGGGAGTCCGATGGCCTCCCGGTCGAGCGTCCCTGA